A stretch of Stenotrophomonas indicatrix DNA encodes these proteins:
- the xerD gene encoding site-specific tyrosine recombinase XerD — MAVTSTPAERRQLVQQLPELRGEDSQRIQRFLDAIWAEHGLARATLDSYRRDLEGLARWCDGRDGGLAGIERAGLFDYLAWRTRHNWSPRSNARLLSALRAFFADAVRRGERSEDPSALLDPPKLPRLLPKALAESQIDALLAAPDIDSPLGLRDRAMLELMYAAGLRVSELVLLPATAVNLRQGVLRVTGKGSKERLVPLGEESQYWLERYLQQSRPQLVGKGKVQALADGQTPLFIEPALLGLTRQAFWHLVKRYAAVAGIDPARISPHGLRHSFATHLLNRGADLRALQMLLGHSSLSTTQIYTLVAREHLQKLHARHHPRG; from the coding sequence TCCTCGATGCGATCTGGGCCGAGCACGGTCTGGCCCGCGCCACCCTGGACAGCTATCGCCGCGACCTTGAAGGCCTGGCGCGCTGGTGTGACGGGCGCGACGGTGGTCTGGCCGGTATTGAACGTGCCGGTCTGTTCGATTACCTGGCCTGGCGCACCCGCCACAACTGGTCACCGCGCAGCAATGCGCGGTTGCTGTCGGCGCTGCGCGCGTTCTTTGCCGATGCCGTGCGGCGTGGCGAACGCAGCGAGGATCCCAGCGCACTGCTGGACCCGCCGAAGCTGCCACGGCTGCTGCCCAAGGCACTGGCAGAGAGCCAGATCGACGCGCTGCTGGCGGCACCGGATATCGACAGTCCGCTCGGCCTGCGCGACCGCGCCATGCTGGAGCTGATGTATGCCGCCGGGCTGCGGGTGAGCGAGCTGGTGCTGTTGCCCGCCACCGCGGTGAACCTGCGCCAGGGTGTGCTGCGGGTGACCGGCAAGGGCAGCAAGGAACGCCTGGTGCCGCTGGGCGAGGAGTCGCAGTACTGGCTGGAACGCTACCTGCAGCAGTCGCGACCGCAGCTGGTGGGGAAGGGCAAGGTGCAGGCGCTGGCCGACGGGCAGACGCCCTTGTTCATCGAACCGGCGCTGCTTGGCTTGACCCGCCAGGCGTTCTGGCACCTGGTCAAGCGCTACGCGGCGGTGGCCGGTATCGACCCGGCGCGGATCAGTCCGCATGGCCTGCGGCACAGTTTCGCCACCCACCTGCTGAACCGTGGCGCCGACCTGCGCGCGCTGCAGATGCTGCTGGGCCACAGCTCGCTGTCCACCACGCAGATCTACACGCTGGTCGCACGCGAACACCTGCAGAAACTGCACGCCCGCCATCATCCACGCGGCTGA
- a CDS encoding thioredoxin fold domain-containing protein: protein MLRFAIAAVFGALSLSACAQPAPPAAKAPAAAAAKAGPAATANAPAEQAVRKALTELNPGFQVDYIGAAPFPGFREVVVSGQLLYVSDDGRYLFQSQPYDTRAKSPANSEGLLGYRRDLLAKANHGDRIVFAAPNAKYTISVFTDIECGYCRKLHQDIAELNRNGITVEYLAFPRMGLGSKDYTDMISVWCAADRRQALTNAKRGGTVAAKNCTNPVAMQYALGQQLGVNGTPAIFAPDGTQLGGYLPPAQLRAALEKLSAKR from the coding sequence ATGCTCCGATTCGCCATCGCCGCCGTGTTCGGCGCGCTCAGCCTGAGTGCCTGCGCCCAGCCCGCCCCGCCCGCCGCAAAGGCCCCCGCTGCAGCGGCAGCCAAGGCCGGCCCTGCCGCCACGGCCAATGCTCCGGCCGAGCAGGCCGTGCGCAAGGCGCTGACCGAGCTCAACCCCGGCTTCCAGGTGGACTACATCGGTGCCGCGCCCTTCCCGGGCTTCCGTGAAGTGGTGGTCTCCGGCCAGCTGCTGTACGTCTCCGACGACGGCCGCTACCTGTTCCAGTCGCAGCCCTACGACACCCGCGCCAAGAGCCCGGCCAACAGCGAAGGCCTGCTGGGCTACCGTCGCGACCTGCTGGCCAAGGCCAACCATGGCGACCGCATCGTGTTCGCCGCGCCGAACGCGAAGTACACCATCAGCGTGTTCACCGACATCGAATGCGGCTACTGCCGCAAGCTGCACCAGGACATCGCCGAGCTCAATCGCAACGGCATCACCGTTGAATACCTGGCCTTCCCGCGCATGGGGCTGGGTAGCAAGGATTACACCGACATGATCTCGGTCTGGTGCGCGGCCGATCGCCGCCAAGCGCTGACCAATGCCAAGCGTGGTGGCACGGTGGCAGCGAAGAACTGCACCAACCCGGTGGCGATGCAGTACGCCCTGGGCCAGCAACTGGGGGTGAATGGCACGCCGGCGATCTTCGCGCCCGATGGCACCCAGCTCGGCGGCTACCTGCCGCCGGCGCAGTTGCGTGCTGCGCTGGAGAAGCTGTCGGCCAAGCGCTGA
- a CDS encoding glycosyl hydrolase family 18 protein: MYDPLVQSADVRSAHPSLHRCRPRRLAWLLALAGAVALPGLAQAASCAGVAEWDQAKIYRSGDTLQKGGVLYRANQDIWNAPPDHPAGAPYYTNLGACDGGGANQPPVVSLTSPANGATFSAGSTVNVTANASDADGSVSKVEFFRDGSSLGIDTSAPYSASWANASAGSHTLRAVATDNNNATASTATITITVNAASGDTTAPSVPGGLAVGTRTANSIALSWSPSTDNTGGSGVAGYDVYRNGSLVGSPSSASYVDGGLTASTSYSYRVRARDNAGNASAQGTAVTASTLAGDGGTTGKRVIGYFTQWGIYGRNYRVKNIDSSGSAARLTHINYAFGNVRNNRCEVGITQASDPNTGAGGDAFADYTKAFGAGESVSGSADTWDQPLRGNWNQLKQLKAKYPGMKVLISLGGWTWSRGFSSAAQPANRQAFVASCIDAYIKGNLPVTDGAGGPGAALGVFDGIDIDWEYPVACGIACGTPEDNANFTALMAEFRRQLDAVRPGLLLTVAVGAGIDKIRVTDPAAYHPYLDYINVMTYDFHGAWDAKTNHQSALFDSPNDPSTGDQKLYNSNDAIEAFISRGVPAAKLNLGIGYYGRGWTGVTNANNGLYQSATGAAPGTYEAGIEDWKVLKNLAWPSYTDNTAGATWIYNGSTLWSFDTPANITRKMGYVKTQGLGGAFVWEFSGDDAQGTLTKAVSDGLK, encoded by the coding sequence ATGTACGACCCGCTTGTGCAGAGTGCCGATGTACGCAGTGCCCACCCTTCCCTTCATCGCTGTCGCCCGCGCCGTCTGGCCTGGTTGCTGGCCCTGGCCGGGGCGGTCGCCCTGCCCGGCCTGGCCCAGGCCGCCAGTTGTGCCGGCGTGGCCGAGTGGGACCAGGCCAAGATCTACCGCAGTGGCGACACCCTGCAGAAAGGAGGGGTCCTCTACCGGGCGAACCAGGACATCTGGAATGCGCCGCCGGACCATCCGGCCGGGGCGCCCTACTACACCAACCTCGGCGCCTGCGACGGCGGCGGGGCGAACCAGCCGCCGGTGGTCAGCCTGACCTCGCCGGCCAACGGCGCCACCTTCAGCGCCGGCAGCACGGTCAACGTGACCGCCAACGCCAGTGATGCGGACGGCAGCGTCAGCAAGGTCGAGTTCTTCCGTGATGGCAGTTCGCTGGGCATCGACACCAGCGCGCCGTACAGCGCCAGCTGGGCCAACGCCAGCGCCGGCAGCCACACCCTGCGCGCGGTCGCCACCGACAACAACAACGCCACCGCCAGCACCGCGACCATCACCATCACCGTCAACGCGGCCAGTGGCGATACCACCGCGCCCAGCGTGCCCGGCGGGCTGGCCGTGGGTACCCGCACCGCCAACAGCATCGCCCTGAGCTGGAGCCCGTCCACCGACAACACCGGTGGCAGCGGCGTGGCCGGCTACGACGTGTACCGCAATGGCAGCCTGGTCGGCTCGCCGTCCAGCGCCAGCTATGTCGATGGCGGCCTGACTGCGTCCACCAGCTACAGCTATCGCGTGCGTGCCCGCGACAACGCCGGCAATGCGTCGGCACAGGGCACGGCAGTGACCGCCAGCACCCTGGCCGGCGACGGTGGCACCACCGGCAAGCGGGTCATCGGTTACTTCACCCAGTGGGGCATCTACGGCCGCAACTACCGGGTCAAGAACATCGACAGCAGCGGTTCGGCCGCGCGCCTGACCCACATCAACTACGCCTTCGGCAACGTGCGCAACAACCGCTGCGAAGTAGGCATCACCCAGGCGTCGGACCCGAACACCGGTGCCGGTGGCGATGCCTTCGCCGACTACACCAAGGCCTTCGGTGCCGGCGAAAGCGTGAGCGGCAGCGCCGATACCTGGGACCAGCCGCTGCGCGGCAACTGGAACCAGCTCAAGCAGCTCAAGGCCAAGTACCCGGGCATGAAGGTGCTGATCTCGCTGGGTGGCTGGACCTGGTCGCGCGGCTTCTCCAGCGCGGCGCAACCGGCCAACCGCCAGGCCTTCGTCGCCTCGTGCATCGACGCCTACATCAAGGGCAACCTGCCGGTGACCGACGGTGCCGGTGGCCCCGGTGCGGCGTTGGGGGTGTTCGATGGCATCGACATCGACTGGGAATACCCGGTGGCCTGCGGTATCGCCTGCGGCACGCCCGAGGACAACGCCAACTTCACCGCGCTGATGGCCGAATTCCGCCGCCAGCTCGATGCGGTGCGCCCGGGCCTGCTGCTGACGGTGGCGGTCGGCGCCGGCATCGACAAGATCCGCGTCACCGATCCGGCCGCGTACCACCCGTACCTGGACTACATCAACGTGATGACCTACGACTTCCACGGCGCGTGGGATGCGAAGACCAATCACCAGTCGGCGCTGTTCGATTCGCCGAATGATCCGTCCACCGGCGACCAGAAGCTGTACAACAGCAACGACGCCATCGAGGCCTTCATCAGCCGTGGTGTTCCCGCCGCCAAGCTCAACCTGGGCATCGGTTACTACGGGCGCGGCTGGACCGGGGTGACCAACGCCAACAACGGCCTGTACCAGAGCGCCACCGGTGCGGCACCGGGTACCTACGAGGCTGGCATCGAAGACTGGAAGGTGCTGAAGAACCTGGCGTGGCCGAGCTACACCGACAACACCGCCGGTGCCACCTGGATCTACAACGGCAGCACGTTGTGGAGCTTCGATACCCCGGCCAACATCACCCGCAAGATGGGCTACGTGAAGACCCAGGGACTGGGCGGTGCGTTCGTCTGGGAGTTCAGCGGCGACGATGCGCAGGGCACGCTGACCAAGGCGGTCAGTGATGGGTTGAAGTAA
- the purL gene encoding phosphoribosylformylglycinamidine synthase, with protein sequence MMVLEGAPALSPFRRERLESRLQSIAPSLRISGAWHVYFVQAEGTAAPDVDTLCRILEARPQSEAVADGAVSRIVVPRLGTLSPWSSKASELVRGAGQPVSRVERGLRIDVQGWPTDAAAQQALVKVLHDPMTQSVLERVDQGQSLFSTPARGELERVPVDQLEAANQRLGLAMAQDEIDYLRERFTALGRSPSDVELMMFAQANSEHCRHKIFNASWTIDGQEQDRSLFRMIKNTHQQTPQHTLSAYSDNAAVIEGHPASRYRPDPASGEYRREPQVPSAFQIKVETHNHPTAIAPFPGASTGAGGEIRDEGATGRGGKPKAGLSGFSVSHLRIPELPQPWEAPRALNPRMAPALEIMTDGPLGGAAFNNEFGRPALLGYFRSFELPEGADLVRAYDKPIMLAGGLGAIDRVQVDKILLQDGDAVIVLGGPAMLIGLGGGAASSVASGESAEDLDFASVQRDNPEMERRCQEVIDRCVAMGAGNPIKFFHDVGAGGLSNAIPELLHDSGVGGIIDLGKVPTDDPSLSPMQLWCNESQERYVLGVAQERLAEFAALCARERCPFAAVGVATAAEHLVVAYGAVPGNIPADAPIDLPMDVLFGKPPKMHRDTAHPPAPRWPALKTGGLDLQEAGLRVLAHPTVASKNFLVTIGDRSVGGLTAREQMVGPWQLPVADVAITLADFDGVAGEAMALGERTPLALLDAAASARMAVGEALTNLCAAPVDALDEIKLSANWMAAAGHPGEDALLYDAVKAVGMELCPQLDISIPVGKDSLSMQAQWHDQGQAHKSVSPVSLVITAFAPVADARQQLTPLLDRDIDSELWLIGLGAGKQRLGGSILAQVHADHGDLPAFAGAAPDLDDPQRLRGFFELIRDARQAGLLRAYHDRSDGGAFAALCEMAFTSRLGLDITLDAWGDDPFRSLFNEELGAVVQIAREDRAAFADLVERHALTECAQRIAKPTTAPVVRVSLGGDSLAEWRWEALFDAWWSVTHAMQKRRDNPANADAEREIARAFTAPGLKPKLSFDPNEDVAAPFVQTGARPRVAILREQGVNGQIEMANAFERAGFRAFDVHMSDLIEGRVALQDFTGLVACGGFSYGDVLGAGRGWATSILERTALRDAFAAFFAREDSFALGVCNGCQMMSQLKDIIPGAQHWPQFRRNASEQFEARTALLEVVESPSILLRGMAGSRLPVAVAHGEGQAVFDSAVDQATARVALRYIDGNGNVASQYPLNPNGSPDGITGLTSTDGRVTIMMPHPERTPRALNLSWAPSEWQGDSPWMRMFRNARVWCG encoded by the coding sequence ATGATGGTCCTCGAGGGCGCGCCCGCCCTGTCGCCGTTCCGCCGCGAACGTCTTGAATCCCGCCTGCAGTCCATCGCTCCCTCCCTGCGCATCAGCGGTGCCTGGCACGTCTACTTCGTGCAGGCCGAGGGCACTGCCGCCCCCGACGTCGATACCCTGTGCCGCATACTGGAAGCCCGCCCGCAGTCCGAGGCGGTTGCTGACGGTGCGGTCAGCCGCATCGTGGTGCCGCGCCTGGGCACGCTGTCGCCGTGGTCGAGCAAGGCCAGCGAGCTGGTCCGCGGTGCCGGCCAGCCGGTCAGCCGGGTCGAACGCGGCCTGCGCATCGACGTGCAGGGCTGGCCGACAGACGCTGCCGCCCAGCAGGCACTGGTCAAGGTGCTGCACGACCCGATGACGCAGTCGGTGCTGGAGCGCGTTGATCAGGGCCAGTCCCTGTTCTCGACCCCGGCCCGTGGCGAACTCGAGCGCGTGCCGGTGGACCAGCTGGAGGCCGCCAACCAGCGCCTCGGCCTGGCCATGGCGCAGGACGAGATCGACTACCTGCGCGAGCGCTTCACCGCGCTGGGCCGGTCGCCGTCGGACGTGGAACTGATGATGTTCGCGCAGGCCAATTCCGAGCACTGCCGGCACAAGATCTTCAACGCCAGCTGGACCATCGACGGCCAGGAGCAGGACCGCTCGCTGTTCCGGATGATCAAGAACACCCACCAGCAGACCCCGCAGCACACGCTCAGCGCGTACAGCGACAACGCAGCGGTGATCGAAGGCCATCCGGCCTCGCGCTATCGCCCGGACCCGGCCAGCGGCGAGTACCGCCGCGAACCGCAGGTGCCCAGCGCGTTCCAGATCAAGGTGGAAACGCACAATCACCCGACCGCGATCGCGCCGTTCCCGGGCGCGTCGACCGGCGCTGGTGGTGAAATCCGCGACGAAGGTGCGACTGGTCGTGGCGGCAAGCCGAAGGCCGGCCTGAGCGGATTCTCGGTCTCGCACCTGCGCATTCCCGAGCTGCCGCAGCCGTGGGAAGCGCCGCGTGCGCTGAACCCGCGCATGGCCCCGGCGCTGGAGATCATGACCGACGGCCCGCTCGGCGGCGCCGCGTTCAACAACGAATTCGGCCGCCCGGCGCTGCTCGGCTACTTCCGCAGTTTCGAACTGCCGGAAGGCGCCGACCTCGTGCGCGCCTACGACAAGCCGATCATGCTGGCCGGTGGCCTCGGCGCCATCGATCGCGTGCAGGTCGACAAGATCCTGCTGCAGGACGGCGATGCCGTGATCGTGCTCGGCGGCCCGGCGATGCTGATCGGCCTCGGCGGCGGTGCCGCCAGTTCGGTCGCTTCCGGTGAGAGCGCCGAGGACCTGGACTTCGCCAGCGTGCAGCGTGACAACCCGGAAATGGAGCGACGCTGCCAGGAGGTCATCGACCGCTGCGTGGCGATGGGGGCCGGCAATCCGATCAAGTTCTTCCATGACGTCGGTGCCGGTGGCCTGTCCAACGCCATTCCCGAACTGCTGCACGATTCCGGCGTGGGCGGCATCATCGACCTGGGCAAGGTGCCCACCGATGATCCGTCGCTGTCGCCGATGCAGCTGTGGTGCAACGAGTCGCAGGAGCGCTACGTGCTCGGCGTGGCGCAGGAGCGCCTGGCCGAATTCGCCGCGCTGTGCGCTCGTGAGCGCTGCCCGTTCGCTGCGGTCGGTGTCGCCACCGCAGCCGAACACCTGGTGGTGGCCTATGGTGCCGTGCCGGGCAACATCCCGGCCGACGCGCCCATCGACCTGCCGATGGACGTGCTGTTCGGCAAGCCGCCGAAAATGCACCGCGATACCGCGCACCCGCCGGCACCGCGCTGGCCGGCATTGAAGACCGGTGGCCTGGATCTGCAGGAAGCCGGGCTGCGCGTGCTCGCACACCCGACCGTGGCCTCCAAGAACTTCCTGGTCACCATCGGCGACCGCAGCGTGGGCGGCCTGACCGCGCGCGAGCAGATGGTCGGCCCGTGGCAGCTGCCGGTGGCCGACGTTGCGATCACCCTGGCCGATTTCGACGGTGTGGCCGGCGAGGCGATGGCACTGGGCGAACGCACGCCGCTGGCGCTGCTGGACGCGGCGGCCTCGGCCCGCATGGCCGTTGGCGAAGCGCTGACCAACCTGTGCGCAGCCCCGGTCGACGCGCTCGATGAAATCAAGTTGTCGGCGAACTGGATGGCCGCTGCAGGCCACCCGGGCGAAGACGCGCTGCTGTACGACGCGGTGAAGGCGGTGGGCATGGAACTGTGCCCGCAGCTGGACATCAGCATCCCGGTGGGCAAGGACTCGCTGTCGATGCAGGCGCAGTGGCACGACCAGGGACAGGCACACAAGAGCGTGTCGCCGGTGTCGCTGGTCATCACCGCGTTCGCGCCGGTGGCCGATGCGCGCCAGCAGTTGACCCCGCTGCTGGACCGCGATATCGACAGCGAGCTGTGGTTGATCGGCCTCGGTGCCGGCAAGCAGCGCCTGGGCGGTTCGATCCTGGCCCAGGTGCATGCCGACCACGGCGACCTGCCGGCCTTCGCCGGTGCCGCCCCGGACCTGGACGACCCGCAGCGGCTGCGTGGTTTCTTCGAGCTGATCCGCGATGCACGCCAGGCCGGCCTGCTGCGCGCGTACCACGACCGCAGCGACGGTGGTGCGTTCGCCGCGCTGTGCGAAATGGCCTTCACCTCGCGCCTGGGCCTGGACATCACCCTCGATGCCTGGGGCGATGACCCGTTCCGCAGCCTGTTCAATGAAGAGCTGGGCGCCGTTGTGCAGATCGCCCGCGAAGACCGCGCCGCGTTCGCCGACCTGGTCGAGCGCCATGCGCTGACCGAGTGCGCACAGCGCATCGCCAAGCCGACCACTGCGCCGGTGGTGCGGGTGTCGCTGGGTGGTGATTCGCTGGCCGAATGGCGCTGGGAAGCGCTGTTCGATGCCTGGTGGTCGGTCACCCACGCCATGCAGAAGCGCCGCGACAATCCGGCCAACGCCGATGCCGAGCGCGAGATCGCCCGCGCCTTTACCGCGCCGGGCCTGAAGCCGAAGTTGAGCTTCGATCCCAATGAGGATGTTGCCGCACCGTTCGTGCAGACCGGGGCGCGTCCGCGCGTTGCGATCCTGCGCGAACAGGGCGTCAACGGCCAGATCGAAATGGCCAACGCCTTCGAACGTGCCGGCTTCCGCGCGTTCGACGTGCACATGAGCGACCTCATCGAAGGCCGCGTGGCGCTGCAGGACTTCACCGGCCTGGTTGCCTGCGGCGGCTTCAGCTACGGCGACGTGCTCGGTGCCGGCCGCGGCTGGGCGACCTCGATCCTCGAGCGCACTGCGCTGCGCGATGCCTTCGCCGCGTTCTTCGCGCGCGAGGACAGCTTCGCCCTGGGCGTGTGCAACGGCTGCCAGATGATGAGCCAGCTGAAGGACATCATCCCCGGTGCCCAACACTGGCCGCAGTTCCGCCGCAACGCCAGCGAGCAGTTCGAAGCCCGCACCGCGCTGCTGGAAGTGGTGGAGTCGCCGTCGATCCTGCTGCGTGGCATGGCCGGGTCGCGCCTGCCGGTGGCGGTGGCACATGGCGAAGGCCAGGCGGTGTTCGACAGCGCCGTCGACCAGGCCACAGCCCGTGTCGCACTGCGCTACATCGATGGCAACGGCAACGTCGCCAGCCAGTACCCGCTGAACCCGAACGGCTCGCCCGACGGCATTACCGGCCTGACCAGCACCGACGGCCGGGTGACCATCATGATGCCGCACCCGGAGCGCACCCCGCGCGCGCTCAACCTGAGCTGGGCCCCGTCCGAGTGGCAGGGTGATTCACCGTGGATGCGCATGTTCCGCAACGCACGGGTGTGGTGCGGCTGA